From a region of the Bacillota bacterium genome:
- a CDS encoding WYL domain-containing protein: MSNRPQKDASRGLRLNMIVDYINRRTPYGGVTLKELSDRYEVTERQIRRDLDAIQNDMRLPLRKGEQVVEGHKCAFYCFEVGFLPSLSPEKATAIFISMLQQQGSALAGHLNDLKDALVSTLFKYHYNPKELAEEKLQNRIHLVEEALAEPERVGDFFTRLVTALKDCHRVKIKYFVAHSGQVTERVVESYGLICKRQNWYLVGQCLKRQAIRVFRVDQLENVIPYTNEVFDYPKDFNLKEHMAQSWGVINDGEACRVKLKFSQHVAFRVKNVIYHPSQVLETELEDGSIIVSFNVCGITEMKTWIVQWGDSVEVLEPGWLREDMCRLAERILTLYRKND; this comes from the coding sequence ATGTCTAACAGGCCCCAAAAGGATGCCAGCCGTGGTTTGCGGCTTAATATGATAGTTGACTATATCAACCGGCGAACGCCTTATGGTGGAGTAACTTTAAAAGAGCTGTCCGACAGATACGAAGTTACCGAGCGGCAGATACGAAGGGATCTAGATGCAATTCAAAATGACATGAGGCTGCCGTTAAGAAAGGGAGAACAGGTTGTTGAAGGGCATAAGTGCGCCTTCTATTGTTTTGAGGTTGGCTTTTTGCCCAGCTTGAGTCCCGAAAAAGCTACAGCCATTTTCATAAGTATGCTGCAGCAGCAGGGTTCAGCCCTGGCCGGCCACTTGAATGACCTCAAAGATGCGCTGGTATCTACATTATTTAAATATCACTACAATCCCAAAGAGCTTGCGGAAGAGAAACTGCAAAATAGGATCCACCTGGTGGAGGAAGCCCTGGCTGAACCGGAGCGGGTAGGAGATTTCTTTACTAGGTTGGTTACAGCTCTTAAAGACTGCCATCGGGTGAAGATAAAGTATTTCGTTGCTCACAGCGGCCAGGTTACCGAGCGAGTGGTGGAGTCCTATGGCCTCATTTGCAAACGGCAAAACTGGTACCTGGTTGGGCAGTGCTTGAAACGCCAGGCCATTAGGGTGTTCCGGGTTGACCAGTTAGAAAATGTAATCCCTTATACCAATGAGGTTTTTGATTACCCGAAAGATTTTAATCTTAAAGAACACATGGCACAGAGCTGGGGTGTGATCAATGACGGAGAAGCATGCCGGGTTAAGCTTAAGTTCAGCCAACATGTGGCATTTAGGGTTAAAAACGTCATTTATCACCCGTCTCAAGTACTGGAGACGGAACTGGAAGACGGGTCAATAATTGTCTCCTTTAACGTCTGCGGTATTACCGAGATGAAAACCTGGATAGTGCAGTGGGGAGACTCGGTAGAAGTGCTGGAACCTGGTTGGCTGCGGGAGGATATGTGTAGACTGGCGGAAAGAATATTAACTTTATATCGTAAAAATGATTAA
- a CDS encoding VWA domain-containing protein produces MEQIKIDLALDKTALLPGTRQTAYMMVKLTAPENVVEDRPDQNLSFVIDRSGSMSGKKLDYTKKAASFAIGHLGPQDYCSVVAFDDMVNMTASSHKVENKDALKMAVESIYPGSTTNLSGGMFMGMREVKLAYRENQINRVLLLTDGMANVGVTDHRALVEKAAEMAGAGINLSTFGLGEDFEEDLLQAMAESGGGNFYYIESPDQIPGIFEEELSGLLSIIAQNLTIKVKTGQGISVNGVLGYPFDPGNDITVSLPDIYSGETKILLFELDISPQPKVVQSHLELELEYADVRNNLALVNLSADLDVHFDANNDGPVENMEVVKQLELFRCTQAKEEAIRLADEGDFEAGHQVLKNRVMDMRTSSGLMEDSDILQELDELNDSICSMQAENYTKASRKKMAYSAYRQKRGKGKRKKGM; encoded by the coding sequence ATGGAACAAATCAAAATCGACCTGGCCCTGGACAAAACCGCACTGCTGCCCGGAACCAGGCAGACCGCATATATGATGGTAAAACTCACCGCTCCGGAGAACGTTGTGGAAGACCGGCCGGATCAGAACCTGTCTTTCGTCATTGACCGCAGCGGGAGTATGTCCGGCAAAAAACTGGATTATACAAAAAAGGCGGCCTCCTTTGCCATTGGCCATTTAGGGCCCCAGGATTATTGTTCGGTGGTGGCCTTTGATGACATGGTGAATATGACTGCCTCGTCGCATAAGGTGGAAAACAAAGATGCCCTGAAAATGGCCGTAGAAAGTATCTATCCAGGGAGCACCACCAACCTGAGCGGTGGTATGTTTATGGGTATGCGGGAAGTAAAACTGGCCTACCGGGAAAATCAAATTAACCGGGTGCTTTTGCTGACTGACGGAATGGCCAATGTGGGTGTTACCGACCACCGCGCCCTGGTGGAAAAGGCCGCGGAGATGGCCGGTGCCGGTATTAATCTATCAACCTTTGGCCTGGGCGAAGACTTTGAGGAGGATCTGCTGCAGGCCATGGCTGAGTCAGGTGGAGGTAACTTTTATTATATTGAATCACCGGACCAAATACCAGGCATATTCGAAGAGGAACTGTCAGGCCTGCTGAGCATAATCGCCCAGAACTTGACCATTAAGGTTAAGACCGGCCAGGGTATTAGTGTAAATGGTGTTTTAGGATATCCCTTTGATCCCGGTAATGATATAACGGTTTCTTTGCCGGACATCTACAGCGGAGAAACGAAAATCTTGCTTTTCGAGTTAGATATATCCCCCCAACCTAAAGTGGTTCAAAGCCACCTTGAATTAGAGCTTGAGTACGCTGACGTGAGGAACAACCTTGCCCTGGTTAATTTGTCCGCGGACCTGGATGTACACTTTGATGCTAATAACGACGGGCCGGTAGAAAACATGGAAGTTGTGAAACAGTTGGAATTGTTCCGCTGTACCCAGGCCAAAGAAGAGGCCATACGCCTGGCGGATGAAGGGGACTTTGAAGCCGGCCACCAGGTGCTGAAAAACAGGGTGATGGACATGCGTACCTCTAGTGGCCTTATGGAAGATTCCGATATACTGCAAGAACTTGACGAATTGAATGATAGTATTTGTTCAATGCAGGCAGAAAATTATACCAAGGCATCCCGCAAGAAAATGGCCTACAGTGCGTACCGGCAAAAGCGGGGCAAGGGAAAAAGAAAAAAGGGTATGTAA
- a CDS encoding DUF2357 domain-containing protein has product MPPNKLPFQVILHLGGVERSASRPLINFCQKEKEAAVDYTYLLEFSNSNLEFSPAPGYEVPSKTKLYIDGLDGIESDLVQRDLDGAYLPCPCSISLYKSGENTYPWIPGQYRVKVVWGDKDYFTILRVRAKNMTDDQLEQMRFELENYVRGLAMDIVLQNQGIGTSEVVRSLPERFYQYHVIEREFPRLYATILDILQKPHQQASKKYSVLPVHRAKVWDNRTLRWLNSEQGRRKNCNTTKAPQFVLSPNNEIQFDLPENRWLKKILRDIIQVLGEIQSAIEGTLEQKKKELKLEQHFNSSDAAVSERTKQEINKLREDLTRCGGLQGQFWQLLNSFPLNEVKYCSGFIPITPGLQKDFRYWFIYRFWQQLTQHSEVQVQSAADYQWKRTDLLYEYWCFVKTMEAVRKLGFTPHSGWIFSHRWDFSDSMFIPSIEPGTQVTFYKDTWRLDLIYDQTVPYRLEEAKQREIPIWSESENNRPDMRLDLYRNGEYYRSIILEVKYRPCKNIWNYDIEEQRPKWSVNMRQLRNYRIGLSSIDDQDSRPVFQVLALFPGDKESKTVMPVEPYRIAIVQLTPGRDNPHFQEYLEQKILKELIC; this is encoded by the coding sequence ATGCCTCCTAATAAGTTGCCTTTTCAAGTAATCTTGCACCTGGGAGGTGTCGAAAGAAGCGCATCAAGACCCCTAATCAATTTTTGTCAAAAGGAAAAGGAAGCCGCCGTTGATTACACTTATTTGCTGGAATTCAGCAACTCGAATCTGGAATTCAGTCCCGCGCCAGGATATGAAGTCCCTTCTAAAACCAAGTTGTATATTGACGGGTTGGACGGGATTGAAAGTGACCTGGTTCAACGGGACTTGGACGGGGCGTACTTGCCCTGTCCATGCAGCATTTCCTTATACAAGTCCGGGGAAAATACTTACCCTTGGATTCCTGGGCAATACAGGGTAAAAGTAGTGTGGGGTGATAAAGATTATTTTACCATTTTAAGGGTAAGGGCAAAAAACATGACGGACGATCAGCTAGAACAAATGCGTTTTGAGCTAGAAAATTACGTCCGCGGTCTAGCCATGGATATTGTTTTGCAAAACCAGGGTATCGGTACATCCGAAGTTGTACGGTCTCTGCCAGAGCGATTTTACCAATACCATGTCATTGAGCGGGAGTTTCCCCGCTTATACGCTACCATTTTGGATATTTTGCAAAAGCCCCACCAGCAAGCATCTAAAAAGTATAGTGTATTACCTGTGCATAGGGCAAAGGTTTGGGATAACCGGACTTTACGGTGGCTCAATTCGGAACAGGGGAGGCGAAAAAATTGTAACACCACAAAAGCCCCGCAGTTTGTCCTTTCCCCTAATAATGAAATTCAATTTGATTTACCGGAAAACCGGTGGCTAAAAAAAATATTACGAGATATCATTCAGGTACTCGGTGAAATTCAAAGTGCCATTGAGGGTACATTGGAACAAAAGAAAAAAGAACTAAAGCTGGAACAGCACTTTAACTCCAGTGACGCAGCTGTTTCAGAGAGAACAAAACAAGAGATAAATAAGTTGCGGGAAGATTTAACCCGCTGTGGCGGCTTACAAGGGCAGTTTTGGCAGCTCCTAAATAGCTTCCCTTTAAATGAAGTAAAATACTGTTCTGGTTTTATTCCCATAACTCCAGGACTGCAAAAGGATTTTAGATACTGGTTTATATATCGTTTTTGGCAGCAATTGACTCAACATTCCGAGGTTCAAGTGCAATCGGCAGCCGATTACCAGTGGAAAAGAACAGATCTGCTATATGAGTATTGGTGTTTTGTAAAAACCATGGAAGCCGTGAGGAAATTAGGTTTTACTCCTCACAGCGGGTGGATCTTTTCCCACAGGTGGGATTTTTCCGACTCCATGTTTATACCCAGCATCGAGCCGGGGACCCAGGTGACGTTTTATAAAGACACCTGGCGGTTAGATTTGATTTATGATCAAACTGTTCCTTACCGGCTGGAAGAGGCCAAACAGAGAGAGATTCCTATTTGGAGCGAATCGGAGAATAACAGGCCGGATATGCGCTTGGATCTGTACCGAAACGGTGAGTATTATCGTTCAATTATTTTGGAGGTCAAATACCGCCCATGTAAAAACATTTGGAATTACGATATCGAGGAACAGCGGCCCAAGTGGTCTGTAAATATGCGCCAGCTTAGAAACTACCGCATAGGCCTATCAAGTATAGATGATCAAGACTCCAGGCCTGTTTTCCAGGTACTAGCTCTTTTCCCCGGGGACAAAGAATCCAAAACGGTTATGCCAGTGGAACCGTATCGGATTGCAATTGTGCAGTTAACTCCCGGTAGAGACAATCCACATTTTCAGGAGTACCTTGAACAAAAGATTCTGAAAGAGTTAATTTGCTGA
- a CDS encoding serine/threonine protein phosphatase, protein MYYLDVNRKHHLERRLPLKTFVIGDVHGSYDQLQNLLNKIRPNLRQDRLVMLGDYIDRGPDSYLTVRSLMELQNTFDSSHVALLRGNHEQMAIDFIQDGCSAFLWNGGEKTLKDFGRNGDDLANYISFFKTLPPYFEDEHFVYVHGGIRPGISLCQQAEEDLLWLREEFYLNPMTGEKTVIFGHTPTCNINGTWHPFITDGCIGIDTGCV, encoded by the coding sequence TTGTATTATTTAGACGTAAACAGAAAACACCATTTGGAAAGGAGATTGCCATTGAAAACATTTGTAATCGGTGATGTCCACGGCTCCTATGACCAGCTTCAAAATCTTTTGAATAAAATTAGGCCCAACCTGAGGCAGGACAGGCTGGTCATGCTGGGTGATTACATTGACCGCGGGCCGGACAGCTACCTAACTGTACGCAGTTTGATGGAATTGCAAAATACCTTTGACAGCAGTCATGTGGCGCTACTGCGGGGGAACCACGAGCAGATGGCGATTGATTTTATCCAGGACGGGTGCAGTGCTTTTCTCTGGAACGGCGGGGAAAAAACCCTTAAGGATTTTGGCCGAAACGGAGATGATCTTGCAAACTATATCAGTTTCTTTAAAACACTGCCCCCCTATTTTGAGGATGAACATTTTGTTTATGTGCACGGCGGCATCAGGCCCGGCATCAGCCTCTGCCAGCAGGCGGAAGAAGACCTGCTGTGGCTGCGAGAGGAATTCTACCTAAATCCTATGACAGGAGAAAAAACTGTTATCTTCGGGCATACACCAACCTGTAATATTAACGGCACGTGGCACCCGTTTATTACTGACGGCTGCATTGGAATTGATACGGGCTGCGTTTAA
- a CDS encoding tetratricopeptide repeat protein — protein MRALNPELVRFYRNAFDPVLKEAAETQLAGNQDFSPIKMYCPYMPDESLLGPVQKDLLNKMVASGRKFVIKFFVSCIDGAREWDNACHFTIGRREDNQPVYIEIALLMLPEIYISRQLDEYFERNHGDSEAELFMRDVLGAKIYDELDEEFDGDYDLIDFDLLIKKECPADASLDDVLAVFKEELENIEENNSDLLSLREKIKQKVTEEKIAELTRDVAGPETAKGRMEALIDNGWSESLNGGQYGAFRYLIEAGSLMERVKEDQGRDFCSFKLYRIMGHLFYGMNINEKALASYKQALSHFNQVQNTPYFDQEDRFYITMDIGDVLSRLGQTSEALNYYNQSEAIFKENDFKDQSINSDFAGLLARRARLHEEFGSAEQAEEDTKNREKHLSLTEKIIKLFVETAKQIGRRPTGPPIDMREFPMGVRKQLKELSAQKKKEKGMNMFALESDRVIYKGTARGGIEGDKVDAEMHLKEGEIYTVSTTYVNDSRSYVLLKEVPDVWFNQVYFADFVD, from the coding sequence ATGAGAGCTTTAAACCCCGAATTGGTACGCTTTTACCGGAATGCTTTTGACCCTGTATTAAAGGAAGCGGCAGAGACCCAATTAGCAGGAAACCAGGATTTTAGCCCTATTAAAATGTATTGCCCTTATATGCCGGATGAAAGCCTGCTGGGGCCTGTACAGAAAGACTTGTTAAACAAAATGGTAGCTTCGGGTAGAAAGTTTGTAATTAAGTTTTTTGTAAGCTGCATTGATGGAGCCCGGGAGTGGGATAATGCTTGTCACTTTACAATCGGGCGCAGGGAGGATAACCAGCCGGTTTATATAGAAATAGCGCTACTTATGCTGCCTGAAATTTATATATCCCGCCAGCTGGACGAATATTTTGAACGAAATCACGGTGATTCGGAAGCAGAGCTTTTCATGAGAGATGTTTTGGGTGCAAAAATCTACGATGAATTGGATGAGGAATTTGATGGTGACTATGACCTTATAGACTTTGACTTATTAATTAAAAAAGAGTGCCCTGCAGATGCATCCCTAGACGACGTACTGGCTGTCTTTAAAGAGGAACTGGAAAATATAGAGGAAAATAATTCAGATCTCTTATCTTTGCGTGAGAAGATCAAACAAAAGGTAACAGAAGAAAAGATAGCTGAGTTAACGAGAGATGTTGCTGGGCCTGAAACTGCAAAAGGCCGGATGGAAGCTTTGATTGACAACGGCTGGAGCGAAAGTCTTAACGGCGGGCAGTACGGGGCATTCAGGTATTTAATTGAGGCCGGCTCATTGATGGAAAGAGTTAAGGAAGACCAAGGCAGAGACTTTTGCAGCTTTAAACTCTACAGGATAATGGGCCATTTGTTTTACGGCATGAATATAAATGAAAAGGCGCTGGCAAGTTACAAGCAGGCTCTAAGCCATTTTAACCAAGTCCAAAACACCCCCTACTTCGACCAGGAAGACAGGTTCTATATTACCATGGATATTGGAGATGTTCTTTCCCGGCTTGGCCAAACCTCCGAGGCGCTAAATTATTATAACCAGAGCGAAGCAATCTTCAAAGAAAATGACTTTAAGGACCAGTCTATAAATAGCGATTTTGCAGGTCTGTTAGCTAGAAGGGCCAGGCTGCATGAGGAATTTGGGTCGGCTGAGCAAGCTGAAGAGGATACCAAAAACAGGGAAAAACATTTAAGTCTTACCGAAAAGATCATTAAGCTCTTTGTTGAGACTGCTAAACAAATTGGACGCCGCCCGACAGGCCCGCCTATTGATATGAGGGAGTTTCCTATGGGAGTAAGAAAGCAGTTGAAAGAATTGTCTGCTCAAAAAAAAAAGGAAAAGGGTATGAATATGTTTGCACTGGAAAGTGACAGGGTCATCTACAAGGGAACAGCTAGAGGAGGCATCGAGGGGGACAAAGTTGACGCGGAAATGCATCTTAAAGAGGGGGAAATCTATACTGTAAGTACCACCTATGTGAATGACAGCAGGAGTTACGTGCTGCTGAAAGAGGTGCCGGATGTATGGTTTAATCAAGTTTATTTTGCGGATTTTGTTGATTAA
- a CDS encoding DUF2075 domain-containing protein gives MPAPVEDQKQAFFFRSAKAWQNYFDARGLLPGIEPSREQITVIQQNENQMLINGSAGTGKSITLLYKLIKTMEQEQEGQRILYVTFNRTLLDDARKRAKRSKQFEYLKGRHELHMHTFHYMAYTLLKQMGFEWVRPFNSTLRDIKNMENDLMRRIRIILESYTNSPEYSCLPQGEKFYATQNAAFFLEEILWMKANGYIRKEDYLKVERTGRSNNPRLTKLQRNTVYNIFEEYQRQMKEKFHQDMDMEDYALLLLQYFDQIQPELHYDYIYVDEVQDLKPMQIKILAKLANKSIVICGDPKQRIYKNSPHTYANLGLQIQGRKNRNLNTNFRSTKQIMALANALEFEDIEKEREDTRNFVREGEKPEIRFYDTQDKMHKYLIKAIKQIIAKDPSSTIAVIHRYEEEIIRNKTPRVKNALASQFFLITTEQYNKQFDYNAEKRPIFFTDAYSVKGLEFDHVFILQFDRTHYPHQKRIDDLNAQAEKRSSDSYDRDYDTILNDEKKILYVALTRARKTAVLLWVGNNHLKVSPFIRDFKGSDYHAYGFKKSIFAK, from the coding sequence ATGCCGGCACCAGTTGAGGACCAAAAACAAGCGTTTTTTTTTCGATCTGCCAAAGCATGGCAAAACTATTTCGACGCCCGTGGACTGCTCCCTGGAATAGAGCCCTCGCGAGAACAAATTACCGTAATACAACAAAACGAAAATCAAATGCTGATTAACGGCTCGGCAGGAACCGGTAAAAGCATTACCTTGCTTTATAAATTAATAAAAACAATGGAGCAAGAACAAGAAGGCCAGCGCATTCTCTACGTTACATTTAACCGCACCCTACTAGATGATGCAAGAAAGAGGGCAAAACGATCGAAGCAATTTGAGTACCTCAAGGGCAGGCATGAACTGCACATGCACACCTTTCACTATATGGCCTACACACTTTTAAAACAGATGGGCTTTGAATGGGTAAGGCCGTTTAACTCGACCCTTAGAGATATAAAGAACATGGAAAATGACTTGATGCGCCGAATAAGGATTATTCTCGAAAGTTACACCAATTCTCCGGAGTATAGCTGCCTGCCGCAGGGTGAAAAATTTTACGCCACTCAAAATGCCGCTTTCTTTCTAGAAGAGATCCTGTGGATGAAGGCAAATGGGTATATACGGAAGGAAGACTATCTAAAGGTGGAACGCACCGGGCGGAGCAACAATCCCAGGCTTACAAAGCTGCAGCGAAACACCGTATATAATATTTTTGAAGAATACCAGAGACAGATGAAAGAAAAATTCCACCAGGATATGGACATGGAAGATTACGCGCTGTTATTGCTGCAGTATTTCGATCAAATACAGCCTGAGCTGCATTATGACTATATTTACGTTGATGAAGTCCAAGACCTTAAGCCCATGCAAATAAAGATTTTGGCCAAATTAGCTAACAAATCAATTGTTATCTGTGGCGACCCCAAACAGCGGATCTATAAAAATAGCCCTCACACATACGCCAATTTGGGACTCCAGATTCAGGGGCGAAAAAACAGAAACCTGAACACCAATTTCCGTTCCACAAAGCAAATAATGGCCCTGGCCAATGCCTTAGAATTTGAAGATATAGAAAAAGAAAGAGAAGACACCCGTAATTTTGTTAGAGAAGGGGAAAAGCCGGAAATTCGTTTTTACGATACCCAAGATAAAATGCACAAATACTTGATTAAGGCCATTAAACAAATAATTGCCAAGGATCCAAGCAGCACCATTGCCGTGATTCACAGATACGAGGAAGAAATAATACGCAATAAAACACCAAGGGTGAAAAACGCCTTGGCAAGCCAATTCTTCTTAATTACCACGGAACAGTATAACAAGCAATTTGACTACAACGCGGAAAAGAGACCTATCTTTTTTACCGACGCATACAGTGTTAAGGGCCTGGAATTTGACCATGTCTTTATCCTGCAATTTGACCGAACGCATTACCCTCATCAAAAGAGGATCGATGATCTAAATGCACAGGCCGAAAAGAGAAGCAGTGACAGCTATGACCGGGATTACGACACTATACTCAATGACGAGAAGAAAATACTGTATGTGGCCCTAACCCGGGCGCGGAAAACTGCGGTTCTACTTTGGGTGGGAAATAATCACCTCAAGGTTTCCCCCTTCATCCGGGACTTTAAAGGGTCGGACTACCATGCTTATGGGTTCAAAAAATCAATATTTGCAAAGTAA
- a CDS encoding DUF3893 domain-containing protein, translating into MHLRSRRGASMIKDIYQWHSDISEMLAVFLKEKRMTGYAYKAQESYLRRFDEYYDRKGYSGIRLTKPMVDEFIYAVPEQPSTHYIKERLLRDVAMFLIRNGYREIYVPTVKSAPEKRCSHVPYIFTEAEMKQIFLAIDSWEDSFYTDRHIIDPVHFSYVLRTSVITRGCDADRYLLKVSIGIRRYQELAVVFTSSEGKNFCRLRKRVKSSMLVSISNPMQNTESSVMAFSKLQFKRVWNQKDFTQWHASDYLFWDVLMGKSLVPDDVLKEPEPFFVGTKGVKALIVHSNQAYGQEGVIVQPGIGLPERRQLFELFKKECDLQYQLPLLDEIKSKKKRKRLPVKTADEMEVTFELWVSREMYEKVIEVLTTPMSKPEEQPILVEALGENRYLLNADNQVIIHLVHINPTWMVKELEIVEFGQEKAFKKRVNEIRAGAGRVALNNMALVEIDNKEEYGEDKDPKQAIRNGMAACGRITQFIHPLHVGDKQGVKDSPHSRIKNSFFDLLADFGFFPAGLNEISSHDQIVSVDILKRWNNKKRTSEFLPVLSWFDGKQLWLKKLGDSRWLNIKDGLLHANENYVALNDEDYKRFQGFLKQELEELLVNTTGMVYLMVKASLRFRWWNNLSNPKIDHQFLPFPNETLPNTHRLRVIRINTTNDDVPQYDIVNGLEDLGINKKSGLFKDNKGIYYSVGARPSSWQIKKDATKYNMPNKMLMKQNAVEIIPLGCKDENERDKIAIMIDKLRRTNITYDASTVLPFPMHQLKAIKKYWMKKEEFVETVFEEDVLVEEHR; encoded by the coding sequence ATGCACCTTAGATCCAGAAGAGGTGCTTCAATGATTAAAGATATCTATCAATGGCACAGTGATATCTCAGAGATGCTGGCGGTATTTCTAAAGGAAAAGAGAATGACAGGATATGCGTACAAGGCGCAGGAAAGTTATTTAAGACGATTCGATGAGTATTATGACAGAAAAGGTTATTCAGGAATTCGTCTCACAAAGCCGATGGTTGATGAATTTATATATGCTGTGCCGGAACAGCCCTCAACCCATTATATAAAAGAGCGTCTTTTACGTGATGTGGCTATGTTTTTAATCAGAAATGGATATAGGGAAATTTATGTGCCCACAGTAAAGTCAGCGCCTGAGAAACGATGTTCCCATGTGCCGTATATTTTTACGGAAGCAGAGATGAAACAAATCTTTCTTGCAATTGACTCATGGGAGGATTCCTTTTATACAGATAGACATATTATTGACCCTGTCCACTTTTCGTACGTACTACGGACATCGGTAATTACCCGCGGCTGCGATGCTGACCGTTATCTTTTAAAGGTTAGCATTGGTATTCGCCGTTATCAAGAATTGGCGGTTGTATTTACCTCTTCGGAAGGAAAAAATTTTTGCCGCTTGCGCAAACGGGTTAAGTCATCTATGTTAGTATCTATCTCCAATCCTATGCAGAATACAGAAAGTAGTGTGATGGCCTTTTCCAAATTGCAGTTTAAGCGGGTTTGGAATCAAAAAGACTTTACACAGTGGCATGCTTCGGACTATTTGTTTTGGGATGTGCTTATGGGAAAAAGCCTTGTTCCTGACGATGTGTTAAAGGAACCTGAACCTTTTTTTGTTGGGACGAAAGGGGTTAAGGCTTTAATTGTGCATTCTAACCAGGCATACGGGCAAGAGGGGGTCATAGTGCAGCCAGGAATTGGCTTGCCTGAAAGGCGTCAGCTATTTGAACTTTTCAAAAAAGAATGTGACTTACAATATCAGTTGCCTTTACTTGATGAAATAAAAAGTAAGAAAAAGAGAAAGCGATTGCCGGTCAAGACTGCTGATGAAATGGAAGTAACCTTTGAACTTTGGGTTAGCCGGGAAATGTATGAAAAGGTAATAGAAGTTTTGACCACGCCTATGTCAAAACCCGAAGAACAACCTATTCTCGTTGAGGCTCTGGGGGAAAACCGGTACCTATTGAATGCAGACAATCAGGTAATTATTCACTTGGTACATATTAATCCTACATGGATGGTTAAAGAGCTGGAAATAGTTGAATTTGGACAGGAGAAGGCTTTTAAAAAGCGGGTTAACGAAATTAGGGCTGGTGCAGGACGTGTGGCCCTAAATAACATGGCCTTGGTTGAAATAGATAATAAAGAAGAATATGGAGAGGATAAAGACCCTAAGCAGGCTATTCGTAACGGTATGGCAGCATGCGGGAGGATTACTCAATTCATTCATCCTTTGCATGTGGGAGATAAGCAGGGAGTAAAAGATAGCCCCCATAGTCGCATTAAAAACTCTTTCTTCGATTTGTTGGCTGATTTTGGGTTTTTCCCTGCTGGTCTAAATGAAATTTCATCCCACGATCAGATAGTTTCTGTAGATATTTTAAAGCGATGGAACAACAAGAAAAGAACTAGTGAATTTTTACCAGTTTTGAGCTGGTTCGATGGCAAGCAGCTCTGGTTGAAAAAACTAGGAGATAGCCGTTGGCTAAATATTAAGGACGGCTTACTGCACGCAAATGAAAACTATGTGGCATTAAACGATGAAGATTATAAGCGCTTTCAAGGTTTCCTAAAGCAGGAATTAGAAGAGTTATTAGTGAATACCACGGGCATGGTGTATCTAATGGTCAAAGCTTCCTTACGCTTTAGATGGTGGAACAATCTATCCAATCCGAAAATTGACCATCAGTTTTTGCCTTTTCCCAATGAAACATTACCCAATACTCATCGATTGCGTGTTATTAGAATTAATACTACTAATGATGATGTGCCACAATATGATATTGTTAATGGGCTTGAAGATTTGGGTATTAACAAAAAAAGTGGTCTTTTCAAGGATAATAAAGGAATTTATTACAGTGTTGGAGCACGGCCAAGCTCTTGGCAGATAAAGAAAGATGCCACCAAATATAACATGCCTAATAAAATGCTAATGAAGCAAAATGCAGTTGAGATCATTCCACTGGGATGCAAAGATGAGAATGAGCGGGACAAAATTGCCATTATGATTGATAAACTCCGCAGAACAAACATTACCTACGACGCTAGTACGGTCCTTCCTTTCCCTATGCATCAGCTCAAAGCAATTAAAAAATACTGGATGAAGAAGGAGGAATTCGTAGAAACGGTGTTTGAAGAAGATGTATTAGTAGAGGAGCATCGATAA